A single genomic interval of Methanooceanicella nereidis harbors:
- the amrS gene encoding AmmeMemoRadiSam system radical SAM enzyme yields the protein MIKEAILWEPLEDKKVRCFSCSFKCIIPEGKIGHCRTRKNFDGKLKSLIYGTVTSVASDPIEKKPLYHFYPGSYSYSMGTVGCNFRCEHCQNWTISQADIESVYTEDIMPAMAVKNAIDTGCKSLSFTYNEPTIWVEFTHDTSMLGHEKGLKSIYVTNGYATAEHLEAMKGLLDAYRVDIKAFKDAFYKKVCSARLEPVLTSTKIAKDMGMHIEVINLVIPGLNDSAEEIGELSKWVYENLGPETPTHFTRFQPMYHMTDLAATSLETLERAYNVAKETGLKYVYLGNVPGHKYESTWCPSCNELLIERLGFRIMNLNLTKDKKCPKCGEKIPIIGNIGP from the coding sequence ATGATAAAAGAGGCCATCCTTTGGGAACCCCTTGAAGATAAAAAGGTAAGATGCTTTTCATGCTCGTTTAAATGTATCATACCTGAGGGAAAGATCGGTCATTGCAGGACCAGGAAAAATTTCGACGGAAAATTAAAAAGCCTGATATACGGCACCGTGACGTCTGTTGCAAGCGATCCCATAGAGAAAAAGCCGCTTTATCATTTTTACCCGGGTAGCTACTCATATTCGATGGGTACGGTCGGATGCAATTTCAGGTGCGAGCATTGTCAGAACTGGACGATTTCCCAGGCAGACATCGAAAGCGTCTATACGGAGGACATAATGCCGGCAATGGCAGTGAAGAACGCTATAGACACGGGTTGTAAAAGCCTGTCCTTCACGTACAACGAGCCTACAATATGGGTGGAGTTCACACATGATACTTCGATGCTGGGACATGAAAAAGGCCTTAAGTCTATTTATGTGACGAACGGCTATGCGACGGCAGAGCACCTTGAGGCAATGAAGGGATTGCTTGACGCTTACCGTGTGGACATCAAAGCTTTCAAGGACGCGTTCTATAAAAAAGTCTGCAGCGCAAGGCTGGAGCCTGTGCTTACCTCTACGAAGATAGCAAAGGATATGGGGATGCATATCGAGGTCATAAACCTGGTCATACCGGGTCTTAATGATTCTGCAGAGGAAATAGGCGAGCTTTCAAAATGGGTCTATGAGAACTTAGGACCGGAAACACCGACACATTTCACAAGATTCCAGCCCATGTATCACATGACAGATCTGGCAGCCACTTCCCTGGAGACGCTTGAAAGAGCATATAATGTTGCAAAAGAGACCGGATTAAAATATGTTTATCTCGGTAACGTCCCGGGACATAAATATGAGAGCACCTGGTGCCCGTCATGTAACGAGCTCCTTATCGAGCGCTTAGGGTTCAGGATAATGAACCTGAACCTCACGAAGGATAAAAAGTGCCCGAAATGCGGGGAAAAGATCCCCATTATAGGAAATATCGGCCCTTAG
- a CDS encoding S-methyl-5-thioribose-1-phosphate isomerase, whose translation MRTIYWDDKKGCVTLVDQTALPVKLLLLDIHEVRDLEDAILKLKVRGAPALGAAGGFGVALLAYTIKSRDIKEYIEKLMSGADELKGTRPTAVNLSWGVERTMRKALTGKDISEIQSLALEEAKAIADDDVARCKAIGEHGSKLLEDGDTVMTHCNAGRMACVDWGTALGVIRSAVAEGKKIKVISCETRPLNQGCRITTWELMEDGIPVTLITDSMSGHVMRKGMVDKVIVGADRIVEDAVFNKIGTYTHSVVAKAHGIPFYVAAPFSTFDFTKKEKDVVIEERSGDELRYWGGMQIAPKDVQVYNPAFDATPMENVTAIITELGILKPPMDFSEIKKKFNI comes from the coding sequence ATGCGCACAATCTATTGGGATGACAAGAAAGGCTGTGTCACGCTTGTTGACCAGACCGCTCTGCCGGTAAAGCTTCTTTTGCTTGATATTCATGAGGTAAGGGACCTCGAGGACGCCATACTCAAGCTGAAGGTGAGAGGGGCCCCCGCATTAGGCGCGGCGGGCGGGTTCGGCGTCGCGCTGCTCGCGTACACGATCAAAAGCCGGGACATAAAGGAATATATCGAAAAATTAATGTCGGGCGCAGATGAGCTGAAAGGAACGCGGCCTACGGCGGTCAATCTTTCATGGGGCGTCGAGCGGACCATGAGAAAAGCTTTAACAGGAAAAGACATTAGTGAAATCCAGTCCCTGGCACTCGAAGAGGCAAAGGCAATAGCTGACGACGATGTTGCCCGGTGTAAAGCCATAGGAGAGCACGGCTCAAAGCTTCTGGAAGATGGCGACACGGTCATGACGCATTGTAATGCGGGCAGGATGGCGTGTGTCGACTGGGGTACCGCGCTGGGCGTGATCCGCTCCGCCGTAGCCGAAGGTAAAAAGATCAAAGTGATCTCATGCGAGACAAGGCCGCTCAACCAGGGCTGCAGGATCACGACCTGGGAGCTTATGGAGGACGGGATACCCGTCACGCTGATAACGGACAGCATGTCCGGCCATGTCATGCGTAAAGGAATGGTGGATAAGGTCATTGTGGGCGCCGACCGCATAGTCGAGGACGCGGTGTTCAATAAGATAGGCACTTACACGCATTCCGTGGTCGCGAAGGCCCATGGCATACCGTTCTATGTCGCGGCGCCGTTCTCTACGTTCGATTTCACGAAAAAGGAAAAGGACGTTGTGATCGAGGAGCGAAGCGGCGACGAGTTAAGGTACTGGGGCGGAATGCAGATCGCCCCGAAGGACGTCCAGGTGTATAATCCGGCTTTCGACGCCACCCCGATGGAAAATGTCACGGCGATCATAACCGAGCTCGGGATACTGAAGCCTCCGATGGATTTCAGCGAGATAAAGAAAAAATTCAATATATAA
- the smc gene encoding chromosome segregation protein SMC, protein MHIKEIELTNFKSFGKKVKIPFFDDFTTISGPNGSGKSNVIDSVLFCLGLSNSRTMRAEKLTDLIYSVDGKGPGSAEVTIRFDNTDREMPIDQDEISVTRRIKSSDSGYYSYYYFNDKPCSLSEMHEQLGKAQISPDGYNVIMQGDVTRIIETSDTERRRIIDEIAGTAEFDDKTDKALSELEVVRERIERVNIILAEVESRLFQLKAERDQALLYQSYKDEKIKNEGYLLLSELKEAKKILDSILEDIRDKAEKRESIIADVEVKSAAVQKLKEEIKSLSDMISRKGEGEQILIRREIEEAKAGIKGCNNVIDFSRTEVLNRETEKQKLFLDIEKARGQIEEMNKRLEEEENRKLSLNNEYSFRKSSLDEVHKKISVIDEKFKGVRVKLSELKNSLEGSRNLRNEKLREKDRILDAARRKQDEEQDAEAEIASSRSRIEEARVEAQNIGRDIAELQRRAQALAADITDMEGARSRAKQEQLGVESQLRKLQAEYAKAEARVKAYEEFDGYSQAVEAILRARDSHELPGIYGIIAELGKVDERYATALEVAAGNRLQNIVVDNDEDASRCIYYLKDLRKGTATFLPLNKMRPRPPLRDLSGERGVIGYAIDLVEFNPRYEKAFYYVFGDTLVVDTLETARRLIGSVRLVTLDGDLVEKSGAMTGGFRAKSKLKFKASEEEHIKELSEQLAVLESERDGILKKIESIDSHIYTIKKDRSEFETQATRLSAKRDELAGRIVRLDAVIKEKEAAISALRDSRRVLRDEMIAIEEAIAKADVEINSLTSDVSKLEDELRGSEIPKLTEEAARIEDEMKRLDGRIRDTESSISSIKLEQAYVQSGIEGNGKRIREVDDNIASLKSKIAQNEEQITEYQGQIEEKGKREKEIESELTGLKKQRDDMSEELSKADHELYDVKRGMERITSILNTLEISRDESLEKIKRMEEEVREKDMVPEEDVPPLDKVRANISILDKKMQALEPVNMLAITEYDSVNERLVELTGKRDTLMNERQDILNKIEHYKAMKKETFLKTFHSINENFKDIFMELSDGFGELILENPEDPFAGGLTIRAQPHGKALQRLEAMSGGEKSLTALAFIFSIQRHKPAPFYAFDEVDMFLDGANAERVARMIKKLSENAQFVVVSLRKPMIESANRTIGVAMQENNISSITGVKLYNN, encoded by the coding sequence ATGCATATCAAAGAGATAGAGCTTACTAACTTTAAGTCGTTCGGGAAAAAGGTAAAGATACCTTTTTTTGACGACTTTACAACTATTTCCGGGCCGAACGGCTCGGGTAAGAGCAATGTCATAGATAGTGTACTCTTTTGTCTGGGGCTTTCCAACTCACGCACAATGAGGGCTGAAAAGCTCACCGATCTTATATACAGCGTAGACGGAAAAGGGCCCGGATCGGCCGAGGTAACGATACGCTTCGATAACACTGACCGCGAGATGCCTATTGACCAGGATGAGATAAGCGTCACCAGGCGAATAAAATCCAGTGACAGCGGTTATTACAGTTATTACTATTTCAACGATAAGCCATGCTCGCTATCCGAGATGCATGAGCAGCTTGGCAAGGCGCAAATATCCCCTGACGGCTACAATGTGATAATGCAGGGAGATGTCACCCGTATAATCGAAACGAGCGATACGGAGCGCCGCAGGATAATAGACGAGATAGCAGGTACCGCCGAATTTGACGATAAGACCGATAAAGCGCTTTCCGAGCTCGAAGTGGTCAGGGAAAGGATCGAGCGAGTCAACATCATTCTCGCAGAGGTCGAGTCAAGGCTTTTCCAGCTGAAGGCCGAAAGGGACCAGGCACTGCTATACCAGTCATATAAGGATGAAAAGATAAAGAACGAAGGCTATCTCCTTCTTTCGGAGCTTAAAGAGGCCAAAAAGATCCTTGACTCCATACTCGAAGACATTCGCGATAAGGCTGAGAAAAGAGAGTCGATCATCGCGGATGTAGAGGTCAAGAGCGCAGCTGTCCAAAAACTTAAGGAAGAGATCAAATCCCTTAGCGACATGATATCCCGTAAGGGCGAGGGAGAACAGATACTGATAAGGCGGGAGATAGAGGAAGCAAAGGCCGGAATAAAGGGATGTAACAACGTCATAGATTTCTCCCGGACTGAGGTGCTCAACCGTGAAACGGAGAAGCAAAAACTGTTCCTGGACATCGAAAAGGCCCGCGGCCAGATAGAGGAGATGAATAAGAGGCTGGAGGAAGAGGAGAACAGGAAGCTAAGCCTCAATAATGAATATTCCTTCAGGAAGTCCAGCCTGGATGAGGTCCATAAAAAAATATCCGTCATAGATGAGAAATTCAAGGGTGTCAGGGTAAAGCTATCAGAGCTAAAGAACTCCTTGGAGGGCTCCAGAAACCTTCGCAATGAAAAATTAAGGGAAAAGGACAGGATACTGGACGCGGCAAGGCGTAAGCAGGACGAGGAGCAGGACGCCGAGGCCGAGATCGCGTCGAGCAGAAGCCGCATAGAGGAAGCCCGCGTCGAAGCGCAGAACATAGGGCGCGACATAGCAGAACTGCAGCGCAGGGCGCAGGCGCTGGCAGCCGATATAACCGACATGGAAGGCGCCAGGTCCAGGGCAAAGCAGGAGCAGCTTGGCGTCGAGAGCCAGCTGAGGAAGCTTCAGGCAGAATATGCGAAAGCGGAAGCCAGGGTAAAGGCATATGAGGAATTTGACGGGTACTCACAGGCTGTCGAAGCCATACTTCGTGCGCGCGATTCCCATGAACTGCCGGGCATCTATGGCATTATCGCCGAGCTCGGTAAAGTCGACGAAAGATATGCCACCGCGCTTGAGGTCGCGGCAGGGAACAGGCTGCAGAACATCGTCGTAGATAATGATGAGGACGCGTCGCGCTGTATTTACTATTTAAAGGACCTGAGAAAAGGCACGGCGACATTTTTACCGCTTAATAAAATGAGGCCCAGGCCGCCGCTAAGGGACCTGAGCGGGGAAAGGGGCGTCATAGGGTACGCAATAGATCTTGTAGAGTTCAATCCGCGCTATGAAAAAGCGTTCTACTATGTTTTCGGCGACACGCTTGTGGTGGATACACTCGAGACCGCAAGGCGCCTTATAGGCAGCGTCAGGCTTGTAACGCTCGACGGTGACCTTGTGGAGAAGAGCGGTGCGATGACCGGAGGTTTCCGCGCAAAGTCAAAACTAAAGTTCAAGGCGTCCGAAGAGGAGCATATAAAAGAGCTTTCGGAGCAGTTAGCCGTACTGGAGTCCGAAAGGGACGGTATCCTGAAGAAGATCGAGTCGATCGACAGTCATATTTACACTATTAAGAAAGACAGGTCAGAGTTCGAGACGCAGGCTACAAGGCTTTCAGCAAAGCGCGACGAGCTTGCAGGCCGCATCGTAAGGCTTGATGCCGTGATCAAAGAAAAGGAAGCCGCCATCAGCGCATTACGTGACAGCCGCAGGGTGCTTCGCGATGAGATGATAGCGATCGAGGAAGCAATTGCTAAGGCCGATGTCGAAATAAACTCGCTGACGTCCGATGTATCCAAACTCGAGGACGAGCTCAGGGGCTCGGAGATACCGAAGCTGACCGAGGAAGCCGCACGCATCGAGGATGAGATGAAGAGGCTTGACGGCCGTATCCGCGATACGGAATCGAGCATATCTTCAATAAAGCTGGAACAGGCATATGTGCAGTCCGGGATCGAAGGGAACGGGAAGCGCATACGCGAAGTTGACGATAACATTGCCTCGCTAAAGTCTAAGATCGCGCAGAACGAGGAGCAGATAACCGAGTATCAGGGGCAGATCGAGGAGAAAGGTAAGCGCGAAAAAGAGATAGAGTCAGAGCTTACCGGCCTCAAAAAGCAGCGCGATGATATGTCGGAGGAACTATCGAAGGCCGACCATGAGCTATATGACGTAAAGAGGGGCATGGAAAGAATAACGAGTATCCTTAACACGCTTGAGATAAGCCGCGATGAAAGCCTGGAAAAGATAAAGCGAATGGAAGAGGAAGTCCGGGAAAAGGACATGGTGCCTGAAGAGGACGTCCCGCCTCTGGATAAGGTCCGCGCTAACATATCGATACTGGATAAGAAGATGCAGGCCCTTGAGCCGGTTAACATGCTTGCGATCACGGAATACGATTCTGTCAACGAAAGGCTTGTAGAGCTTACCGGCAAACGGGACACGCTCATGAACGAGCGCCAGGATATACTGAATAAGATCGAGCACTATAAGGCGATGAAGAAAGAGACATTTTTAAAGACCTTCCACTCGATCAATGAAAATTTCAAGGACATATTCATGGAACTGTCCGACGGCTTCGGAGAGCTGATCCTGGAGAATCCGGAAGACCCGTTCGCAGGCGGCCTTACCATAAGGGCACAGCCTCACGGCAAAGCCCTTCAGCGTCTCGAGGCTATGTCCGGAGGGGAAAAGAGCCTTACGGCATTAGCGTTCATATTTTCCATCCAGCGCCATAAGCCTGCGCCATTTTACGCTTTTGACGAGGTGGACATGTTTCTGGACGGCGCTAACGCGGAGCGCGTAGCCAGGATGATCAAGAAGCTTTCGGAGAACGCACAGTTCGTCGTAGTGTCTCTGAGAAAGCCGATGATAGAGTCCGCTAACCGCACGATAGGCGTCGCGATGCAGGAAAATAACATCTCCAGCATAACGGGGGTGAAGCTCTATAACAACTGA
- a CDS encoding segregation/condensation protein A: protein MIETPVMEQSVEILLEMARGGEIDPWNINIIDVTDKFLKKLTEMEKLDLRVSARTLLYASILLRMKSDILVNVPPPEPFEEDDPFLDMAEDDYPVLEPRLRHVASRPVTLQELIDELKRAVATKDIPALRQARKVEKPRRKTLEEVLGIAHEEDIEKSIVEMIKVLDAEYAYRDFVTMSELVKEKTPRGIIDVYLPLLFLANRKYVTLTQEILFDEIFIRRGDKLG, encoded by the coding sequence GTGATCGAAACTCCCGTAATGGAGCAGTCCGTGGAGATATTGCTGGAGATGGCCAGGGGCGGCGAGATCGACCCCTGGAACATTAATATCATAGATGTGACGGACAAGTTCCTGAAAAAGCTCACGGAGATGGAAAAGCTTGACCTCAGGGTCTCCGCCCGTACCCTGCTTTACGCCTCGATATTGTTACGTATGAAATCGGACATCCTCGTCAACGTACCTCCTCCGGAGCCGTTTGAGGAAGACGATCCCTTTTTAGACATGGCAGAGGATGATTATCCCGTCCTGGAACCCCGGCTCAGGCACGTGGCCTCGAGGCCTGTCACGCTTCAGGAGCTTATCGACGAGCTCAAGAGGGCGGTGGCCACAAAGGATATTCCGGCGTTAAGGCAGGCAAGAAAGGTTGAAAAGCCCAGGCGAAAGACGCTTGAGGAAGTCCTGGGTATCGCCCATGAAGAGGATATTGAAAAGAGCATCGTGGAAATGATAAAAGTCCTTGATGCGGAGTACGCTTACCGGGATTTCGTCACGATGAGCGAGCTTGTGAAGGAAAAGACGCCCAGAGGCATCATTGACGTTTATCTTCCGCTCCTATTTCTTGCCAATAGAAAATATGTGACTCTCACACAGGAAATATTATTCGACGAAATATTCATCCGCAGGGGAGATAAGCTTGGATGA
- a CDS encoding DUF3160 domain-containing protein — protein MRDDSRSGLTSRREFLKAIGAAGGIIALSASSWGCISLTGGDLQPPRPTGNITYTIVNSVNSRFAEYRPMEVISAPAVKPYSVLPDLSNVSNVDRMNPGVAEKKALTSDQFYMKASADDQIYDVYKHCKDAGIPAFVTTDALLHSYHILYDYILRVLEVDHFSPGLIELTKSMLTESLAQLNSGIEEIKVPALKNAAFFSVALSLLDPDASIPADVMQYVNKELALIEAHKGFGDSPIFQYKEDYSQYVPRGHYTRNDTLKKYFKAMMWFGRMSFVVNTDDMELNKEQTRMAILITLALKSRLFDMWKGIYEPTVFFVGETDDLSVFDYLALIKEIYGSEVSLSDLADDTKLEAFMEKAAKLKEPKIISTYIEDTESKENLKGFRFMGQRFIPDSYMFQELVYNKVGTPEDPRLFPKGLDVMAVLGSERAYEILDKVYNETRFYNYDKQLASLKEQFAAFKDDTWTQNLYWCWLYCLFALLNKKGDGYPTFMKNQAWTDKELNTSLGSWTELRHDTILYAKQSYTMKATAIMPSGTTPRGYVEPNAELYARLASLAAMTEEGLQSRGLLDDEFAGKLKSLKGLLVSLKDISEKELTGKTLVEDEYKLIENIGNTLESITTFSSAVNDKVSNDADKKMAVVADVHTDVNTDMVLEEGVGNPYHIFVIVEIDGDLVLTKGGAFSYYEFTHPMSDRLTDEKWQEMLQEGKAPATPEWTESFTL, from the coding sequence ATGAGGGACGATAGCAGATCGGGACTTACCAGCAGGAGAGAATTTTTAAAAGCTATTGGGGCTGCCGGGGGAATAATTGCATTAAGCGCAAGCTCATGGGGATGCATATCCCTTACAGGCGGAGATTTACAGCCACCCCGCCCGACGGGGAATATCACTTATACGATCGTCAATAGCGTAAATTCAAGGTTCGCGGAATACAGGCCGATGGAAGTCATATCTGCGCCGGCAGTAAAGCCATATTCAGTATTGCCGGACCTGTCGAATGTTTCCAACGTTGACAGAATGAACCCGGGGGTGGCGGAGAAAAAAGCACTTACTTCAGATCAATTTTACATGAAGGCATCCGCGGACGATCAAATATACGACGTCTACAAGCACTGTAAGGACGCCGGAATACCTGCTTTTGTAACTACCGATGCATTGCTGCACAGCTATCACATCCTCTATGACTATATCCTGCGTGTCCTTGAGGTCGACCATTTCAGCCCGGGCCTTATAGAATTGACGAAGTCGATGCTAACGGAGTCGCTGGCTCAGCTTAACTCGGGGATCGAAGAGATAAAGGTCCCCGCACTGAAAAATGCCGCGTTCTTCAGCGTAGCGCTATCGCTTTTAGATCCCGATGCGAGTATTCCGGCGGACGTGATGCAGTATGTCAATAAGGAGCTTGCGCTGATCGAGGCTCACAAGGGCTTTGGCGATTCGCCCATATTCCAGTACAAAGAGGACTACAGCCAGTATGTTCCGAGGGGCCACTATACCCGAAACGACACGCTCAAAAAATATTTCAAGGCGATGATGTGGTTCGGCAGGATGTCTTTCGTCGTTAATACTGACGATATGGAGCTTAACAAGGAACAGACCAGGATGGCTATACTTATAACGCTCGCTCTTAAGTCCAGGCTGTTCGACATGTGGAAGGGCATCTATGAGCCGACGGTGTTCTTTGTCGGCGAGACCGACGACCTGTCGGTGTTCGACTATCTTGCCCTGATAAAGGAAATATACGGCAGCGAAGTCTCACTTTCCGATCTGGCTGACGATACGAAGCTTGAGGCTTTCATGGAAAAAGCCGCGAAGCTGAAAGAGCCTAAGATCATCTCCACTTATATAGAGGACACGGAGAGTAAAGAGAATCTAAAAGGCTTCAGGTTCATGGGCCAGCGCTTCATCCCCGACTCATATATGTTCCAGGAGCTGGTCTATAATAAGGTAGGCACTCCGGAAGATCCCAGGCTGTTCCCGAAAGGGCTTGATGTAATGGCAGTTCTCGGATCGGAGAGGGCTTATGAGATCCTCGATAAAGTGTATAACGAGACCAGGTTTTACAATTATGATAAACAGCTTGCGTCATTAAAGGAACAGTTCGCCGCTTTCAAGGATGACACATGGACCCAGAACCTGTACTGGTGCTGGCTCTACTGCCTTTTCGCTCTTCTGAACAAAAAAGGCGACGGATATCCGACATTCATGAAAAACCAGGCGTGGACCGACAAAGAGCTGAACACTTCTCTCGGCAGCTGGACCGAGCTAAGGCATGATACCATCCTTTACGCAAAGCAGAGCTATACGATGAAAGCAACAGCGATAATGCCTTCGGGGACCACTCCTCGCGGCTATGTAGAACCCAACGCGGAGCTTTATGCGCGCCTCGCCTCTCTCGCCGCGATGACCGAGGAAGGTCTACAGTCTCGCGGGCTTCTCGACGATGAGTTCGCAGGCAAGCTTAAGAGCCTGAAAGGGCTTCTGGTCTCGCTCAAGGACATCTCAGAGAAGGAGCTTACCGGCAAAACACTGGTCGAAGACGAATACAAGCTCATAGAGAATATCGGGAACACGCTCGAAAGCATTACCACGTTCTCTTCTGCGGTGAACGATAAAGTGTCAAATGACGCCGATAAAAAGATGGCGGTTGTCGCAGATGTCCACACGGATGTCAATACCGACATGGTACTGGAAGAGGGTGTAGGCAACCCGTACCATATCTTCGTTATTGTGGAGATAGACGGCGATCTCGTCCTCACGAAGGGAGGTGCGTTCTCATACTACGAGTTCACTCATCCGATGTCCGACAGGCTTACCGATGAAAAATGGCAGGAGATGCTACAGGAAGGTAAAGCGCCTGCAACGCCAGAATGGACAGAAAGCTTCACCTTATGA
- the scpB gene encoding SMC-Scp complex subunit ScpB has translation MDEKNLIEAALFAAGGPVTEAQLKSLLNRSSTYMAPIIDKLIEEYRLRHSPLEIVKLEGKYVMQLKAEYSASVMSISPKELTSPVLRTLSIIAYYQPIMQNELVNVRGQATYDHVTVLEERGLIEKRKNGRTYEITTTDAFCDYFGLTPGDVESIKKQIKNKAKFKKESLTKWIESGVPDINAFNAVKRLVPVMNKNTDIK, from the coding sequence TTGGATGAGAAAAACCTTATAGAGGCCGCGCTGTTCGCAGCGGGAGGCCCGGTGACCGAGGCACAGCTCAAGAGCCTCCTTAACCGCTCAAGCACGTATATGGCGCCGATCATCGATAAGCTCATTGAAGAATACCGGCTAAGGCATTCCCCCCTTGAGATCGTAAAGCTCGAGGGCAAGTATGTCATGCAGCTCAAAGCGGAATACTCTGCCAGTGTGATGTCTATATCCCCTAAAGAGCTTACAAGCCCGGTGCTGAGGACGCTATCTATTATCGCATACTATCAGCCTATAATGCAAAACGAGCTTGTCAACGTGAGAGGACAGGCTACCTATGACCATGTCACCGTTCTGGAAGAAAGGGGGCTAATAGAGAAAAGAAAGAATGGCAGGACATACGAGATCACCACGACTGACGCTTTTTGCGATTATTTCGGCTTGACCCCGGGCGACGTGGAATCCATAAAAAAGCAGATAAAGAACAAGGCAAAGTTCAAAAAAGAGTCGCTGACAAAATGGATAGAGTCCGGAGTGCCTGACATCAACGCCTTCAATGCAGTAAAGCGACTTGTTCCCGTGATGAATAAAAATACAGATATTAAGTAA
- a CDS encoding DUF5612 domain-containing protein produces the protein MICKDKPGVLRDIAGVIAKHGGNITFTQQFIIDKGVNEGMSSLYLEVEDVMDIEDLVVALKKMNVIQEITLHPTLERIFGSRVIIVGGGAQVAQVAMGAINEADRHNLRGERISVDTIPLVGEDNLADAVEAVKRLHRAQILVLAGSIMGGRISEEVKKLHGEGMPVISLNMAGSVPDYADLVVTDPIQAGTFAVMHVAKTAVFDIDRVRGKKF, from the coding sequence ATGATATGCAAGGACAAGCCGGGCGTGCTTCGCGACATAGCCGGCGTCATAGCCAAGCATGGCGGAAATATCACATTTACTCAGCAGTTCATCATAGACAAGGGCGTCAACGAGGGTATGTCTTCGCTATACCTTGAGGTCGAGGACGTAATGGATATAGAAGACCTGGTGGTTGCCCTTAAAAAGATGAACGTTATCCAGGAGATCACGCTTCATCCGACGCTGGAGAGAATATTCGGCTCCCGTGTCATCATAGTGGGAGGAGGCGCGCAGGTCGCCCAGGTAGCCATGGGCGCTATTAATGAAGCGGACCGCCATAATTTAAGGGGCGAGCGCATCAGTGTGGACACGATACCCCTTGTGGGAGAAGATAACCTTGCCGACGCCGTTGAGGCGGTAAAAAGGCTTCACAGGGCTCAGATACTCGTCCTTGCCGGTTCCATAATGGGAGGCAGGATATCCGAAGAGGTCAAGAAGCTGCATGGAGAGGGGATGCCCGTCATATCCCTCAATATGGCAGGAAGCGTGCCGGATTACGCGGACCTGGTCGTCACGGACCCGATACAGGCGGGCACATTCGCGGTGATGCACGTCGCAAAGACCGCAGTGTTCGACATAGACCGCGTGAGAGGCAAAAAGTTCTGA
- a CDS encoding methionine adenosyltransferase produces MIIEKLPIPYSEHRFEIVEKKGLGHPDSLCDGISDAVSRGLCKYYMDHFGHILHHNVDKVLISAGRSETGFGGGEILKLMSIIIGGRATDRFQGQNIPVYEIARECTEKYMKSTLKNIDNYFEVEPRLGMGASELKSLAEKVTANDTSIGVGFAPLSRLETDVHKAEVIMRTVTGVGEDVKVMGLRTNDDLLLTLSAAIVSKYATGMDEYESIKSRVRQKVTDSLSSGWEGLSVTVNAADTNKNIYLTKTGTSAEMGDDGETGRGNRANGLITPGRPMTLEAHAGKNPRNHVGKIYNLIAIRAADDLVRQCGVEEAYVYLVSKIGAPLDKPQLKAARIYGDAAPDKIEYVIDYWLEMIPGVMEDFLAGKC; encoded by the coding sequence GTGATCATCGAGAAGCTACCTATTCCGTATAGCGAACACAGGTTCGAGATAGTCGAGAAAAAAGGGCTCGGGCACCCTGATAGCCTTTGCGACGGGATCTCCGATGCAGTCTCCAGGGGTCTATGTAAATATTATATGGACCACTTCGGCCACATACTTCACCATAACGTGGACAAGGTCCTGATATCGGCAGGCAGGTCCGAAACGGGCTTTGGCGGCGGAGAGATATTAAAGCTGATGAGTATCATCATAGGGGGAAGGGCCACGGATAGGTTCCAGGGGCAGAATATCCCTGTGTATGAGATCGCCAGGGAGTGCACTGAAAAATACATGAAGTCCACTTTAAAGAACATAGATAATTATTTTGAAGTAGAACCCAGGCTTGGTATGGGAGCCTCCGAGCTAAAAAGCCTGGCAGAGAAGGTCACGGCGAATGATACGTCCATAGGTGTGGGATTCGCGCCTTTGAGCCGGCTTGAAACGGATGTGCACAAGGCAGAGGTCATAATGAGGACAGTGACGGGCGTCGGCGAGGATGTCAAGGTCATGGGACTGCGCACGAACGATGACCTGTTGCTGACGCTGTCAGCGGCGATCGTATCAAAATATGCGACAGGCATGGATGAATACGAGAGTATTAAATCGCGTGTTAGACAAAAGGTGACAGACTCCCTATCCTCGGGATGGGAGGGGCTTTCCGTCACAGTCAATGCTGCGGACACGAATAAGAATATTTACCTTACGAAGACGGGGACATCGGCAGAGATGGGCGATGACGGAGAGACCGGCAGGGGTAACCGGGCCAATGGCCTTATCACCCCGGGCAGGCCTATGACGCTTGAAGCCCATGCCGGAAAGAACCCCCGGAACCACGTGGGCAAGATATATAACCTGATAGCCATTCGGGCTGCGGATGACCTGGTCAGGCAATGCGGGGTTGAAGAAGCCTACGTCTATCTGGTAAGCAAGATCGGCGCTCCGCTTGATAAGCCTCAGCTTAAGGCAGCCAGAATATACGGGGATGCCGCTCCCGATAAAATAGAGTATGTAATAGATTACTGGCTGGAGATGATCCCGGGAGTAATGGAAGATTTTCTCGCCGGAAAGTGCTAA